The Liquorilactobacillus nagelii DSM 13675 DNA window TACTTTTTGGTGTTAACACTAATTGTTGCTGCCGATATTTAGTATTAAATGACAAACCGTACCATTGTAATTGTAAATCGCTAATCTCGGCCAGCGTAAACTTTTTGGTATTTTGCGGGATTACAGTATGCAAAATCAACTCTTGAGTAGTAACTTCAACACGCCGAAAGAAGATTTGCAATCCAGCAATCACCAAAAATAACAAGAAAACTAATACTGTCCAAATTTGAAAAACAGTAATCTCTAACCACAATAAAATACTGATTAGCAAAACGATCAGACTGTAGGACCAACAAATAATTGTTGTGGGAAGATCTGGTTGATAAAGAAATCTTTTTTTCATGCTTAATATTTCACCCGCTTAAACTGGTTATTTTCTTCAGTATAACTGTTCCATCAGCGAAAACTCAAATATCAGCTAGTAATTGATTAAAATTTAATCTTTAGGTTGCCTTTTTTTCTTACCCCAATACTGAAATAAGTCCGTTCGCAATGCACCATTATATAATTTCCGCCGCTTGTTAGCCCGTTGACCGTAGAAATTTTCAAACAGCAAATCGCTAGTTAAAAAGTATTTATTCCAGGTCGTTAAGGGACGAAAAACTTCTCCCATCTGCTGATATAATTGTCGAACCTCACGTTGATCGCTCAATCGTTGCCCATATGGAGGATTGGCTACAATTACCCCCTCAGTTAACGTTGTTTTGAAATCCTTAACAGCTTGCTGCTTAAAAGTAATTTTTTTACTCAAGCCAGCCTGCCGCGCATTCAAGCGTGAAATTGTAATCATCTGACCATCAATATCCAAACCGGTAATTTCTAATTTGCGATCGTAATCAGCTAAATCAGCCGCTTCTTCACGGATTCGCTGACTTAGCTCTGCGGCAACCCAGGGCCATGTTTCACAAGTAAAGTTACGTTTAAACCCCGGAGCAATATTGTGTCCGATTAAGGCTGCTTCAATTGGTAAAGTTCCTGAACCACAAACCGGATCGATAAATGGTTTTTCTGGATACCAATGAGCTAAGTAGATTAAAGCCGCGGCAAAGTTTTCTTTTAAAGGAGCGGGCCCTTTTTCAATCCGATATCCACGTTTGAATAAACTGGAACCAGTTGTATCTAAGGTCAATAAGACTTGATCCTTATTAATGGCAACTTCTAAGGGAAAAACCGCTCCAGTTTCTGGCAAATGTCCATGTCGATGATAAACTTGAGCTAATTTATCAACCACGGCTTTTTTAACAATTCCTTGGACATCAGGAACGCTATGCAATTGAGACTTTTGTGAACGACCAGCAACCGGGAAAGCAGCATCCATTGGCAACAACTCATCCCAGGCAACTTGTTTTGTTTCTTCGTATAATTGATCAAACGTTTTAGCCGGAAACTCAGCCATCACTATTTTAATTCGATCTGCCGTCCGCAACCACAGATTGGTTTTAAGAACATCTTCAATTGTGCCTTGAAAACGTACTCGACCGTTTTCAACCTGAACTTGATAACCTAGATGACGCAATTCATTTCCAACAACACTTTCAATTCCGGCCGCACAAGCGGCAATTAAATTAAATTTTTTCATTTCTACGCCCCATTTCCAAAATAAAAAGGCAAGGAACACTGAGCTCCCTACCTTTCCTGTAAGTTGTAAGCCTCTATAAGCCACGTTCCGTACGTCATCTGATCCAGGAACCAGAATCGGTGGTAATCATCTATCTCCAGGCAATTGCCTGCCCCCATGCTTAGTTCATTTCCGACATGAAGCGCCCCTACCATAATTTGGGTTACCTGCTCGTGGGGTTTACCGCGTTCCATCAGTATTGTTTCCAATACTGCTTCGTCACTGTGGCACTTTTCAAAACTACTCAGGCATAGCCGAAACCTTAGCCCTTTTATTTGCCGTTACCTAAAAAGGTACCCCGCCTTATTTTTTCAGCGAGCACGATCACTACAAGCATCTCAGCTTGTGCAAGCTTGGACTTTCCTCAGCCTGCTTAAAGCAGACCGCGATTACCAGAAACCTACAAAATATTTTTATTCAATCATCTAAAAATGATTATTTGGCTGATCATCATCATTTAACTGAGCGCCAAAAACGTGCCGCTCTAAATTTGATAATCGCTTCAGGATATCCATATTAGTTACATTTGAAACTGGCCGACTAGCCTGACCCGTTTTGCTGACTGACAATTGTTTTGTCAATTCATCAACTTGGCTGACCAAACGATCATTTTCCATCTGCAGCCGTTGAGTCTCTTTGGAATAAGTTTCATAGTCCTTAATGACATCATCCAAAAACTCATCAACATCAGCTGGATCATACCCCCGCATCTTTGGACGAAAATGTTTGTCAACGATATCTTTCGGAGTAAAATTTATCTTTTCCACAGAAATGCACCTCATATTCATCTGGAAACTCAACCTGAAACTTTATCTATTATACCAAACTCAGAAATTATTGCAAATCTTTTTCTGTATTTTCAGTTAAATAGTCCTGACTGCTGACTTCCAACCAATCCATATCAAGCAAATCTAAATTGTAATCATTGGAATCTTGATACCTTTTTATAGCTTGATAAGCATATTGACTTTTGCCAGGATATTGCAAATCGTAGATCATCAATGCTTCATCAGTATGTTTCAACATAAACTGCTGCCAATTACGAAGCTGTTGTGGTGAAGTATACGATTGCTGACTAACTTCTCCAACAAAATCCACTTGACTTTTCAATTGGCTTAACTGATCTTGCCTTTCCGGTTTCCAGCGATTGCCAAATTCTTTGTAGGGTAACATCAAAGCAATCTTTAATGATGGTTCACTTTTTTTTAAAGCTATCCCGGCTTCGGCACCCCACTGTTCAATTCCTGGTTCTCCACCAATTAGCAACCATTCTAAGCCGTTGTAAATTTTTTCTTGTAATTGCTCTTTAATTAATTCACGCAAAATTTTAATGCGTCGATCAGTTGGTTGAAAAATATTCATTTCATAATTTCGATAACCTGTCAACCACAATTTCATAAAATTCACCTACCAGCCATATTTTAACACGTTATTTATTTTCAAGCTGAAGCGGCGGTTTTTGCCAACTTTCTGCCAAGTTGGTATAATAAGTCGAATGGAAGTGAAAAGCATGGTTATTCGTTATCCAAATGGTCAATCCTATCGACCGCCTACCAATTTAAAATACGAAAACAATTCGCATTCTGCTAAAAATGAACAAATCATTTTCGGTAATCGCGGGATGTCTTTAGAAGATGAATTGAACACTACTAACCAATATTATTTAGACCATCATCAAGCGGTGATCCATAAAAAACCAGTTCCGATTCAAATTGTTCAAGTCGATTATCCCAGACGTAGTGCTGCTGTTATTAAAGAAGCTTATTTTAAACAAGCATCAACAACT harbors:
- a CDS encoding EbsA family protein; its protein translation is MKKRFLYQPDLPTTIICWSYSLIVLLISILLWLEITVFQIWTVLVFLLFLVIAGLQIFFRRVEVTTQELILHTVIPQNTKKFTLAEISDLQLQWYGLSFNTKYRQQQLVLTPKSKKNLYNILKK
- a CDS encoding THUMP domain-containing class I SAM-dependent RNA methyltransferase → MKKFNLIAACAAGIESVVGNELRHLGYQVQVENGRVRFQGTIEDVLKTNLWLRTADRIKIVMAEFPAKTFDQLYEETKQVAWDELLPMDAAFPVAGRSQKSQLHSVPDVQGIVKKAVVDKLAQVYHRHGHLPETGAVFPLEVAINKDQVLLTLDTTGSSLFKRGYRIEKGPAPLKENFAAALIYLAHWYPEKPFIDPVCGSGTLPIEAALIGHNIAPGFKRNFTCETWPWVAAELSQRIREEAADLADYDRKLEITGLDIDGQMITISRLNARQAGLSKKITFKQQAVKDFKTTLTEGVIVANPPYGQRLSDQREVRQLYQQMGEVFRPLTTWNKYFLTSDLLFENFYGQRANKRRKLYNGALRTDLFQYWGKKKRQPKD
- the gpsB gene encoding cell division regulator GpsB, which translates into the protein MEKINFTPKDIVDKHFRPKMRGYDPADVDEFLDDVIKDYETYSKETQRLQMENDRLVSQVDELTKQLSVSKTGQASRPVSNVTNMDILKRLSNLERHVFGAQLNDDDQPNNHF
- a CDS encoding SLOG family protein; translated protein: MKLWLTGYRNYEMNIFQPTDRRIKILRELIKEQLQEKIYNGLEWLLIGGEPGIEQWGAEAGIALKKSEPSLKIALMLPYKEFGNRWKPERQDQLSQLKSQVDFVGEVSQQSYTSPQQLRNWQQFMLKHTDEALMIYDLQYPGKSQYAYQAIKRYQDSNDYNLDLLDMDWLEVSSQDYLTENTEKDLQ